The Deinococcus aquaedulcis region CCCTCTTCACCAGCTACTTCCTGAACACCGACCACGTCGACAACGCCTACCAGGGCGCCGTAGATCAGGCTTTCCGGATCGAGATCGCTTCCTTCAAAATTTTCAGGCTTGCGGGTGCCTGAGACGTGCAACAGGAGGGTGCCCATCTCCCGGATCCGGCGCGAGCGGTACTCCAGGTTCTTTTCGCGCCGCAGGATCAGTTCGGCCCAGGGCTGTTGGATGCTCAGCGCCCGCACGCTCTCTGCGCTGAGATCAATCGGCGCGGCCTGATTGGGCACGTCAAAGTCGCCGATGAGCGGCAGGTCGTCCTCAGGCAGGGCAATCACGACCTCAAAGGAAACGTCCAGGCCCTGCTCCGCCAGGCGGGCCGTCATGTCCTGCTGCAGGGCGAACATGGTGTCCGGAATGCCGAAATGCGCCCAGAACTGCTCGAGCGGCACGATCACCTCACCGGTTTCACTGTTCTCGACAGTATTGACAACTTCTTCAATAGCTCGACGGGTGATCTTCATGGTGACCTCTCTTTTCAGAATACCGGGCCGCGCGCCATTCCGGAGGAAAAAAAGGCAGTTTTTGAAGGCTGTCTACCGGGCGGCACCACACTGGGGTTCGACCTGCGAGCTGATCTGCCCAGCACATCCGCCCCCAGAACCACATTAGGCATCGATCTGGGCAGCACTCCTCCGGTTTACGCTGCCGTAGACAATGGCCGCGTGGTGGCCTTCGGTGGCGGACGCTCCACTGGGCCGTGCCCTGCGTCAGCAGCTTCCGGACGCCGAACAGCGCCTCTTTCGCGCCCTGACCTACGCCACTGGCCGGCAGGAGGCGGAAGCGGCGATCCTGTATCTGATCCAGCACGCCAATACCGTCTATGCCGAGCAGTTGAACTTGACCGGCATATGGCCGGGGCTCTCCCCAGTGGTTGCCTGCAGGCGACGTTCGATCTCCATCTGTTCTGGATGCCCCAGGCCCTGAACCAGGCTGGGGTACCGTTCAAGCGCGTGAACGCGTCTGTGAGCAGCCGGGTGCACCATGTGCATCAAGACACCCTTGGTAAACACGGCGGCAAGGTCTTCAGCGGCCCCGAGTGTGGGGGCAACCAGCATGCAGATGTTAGCGCCGCGCTCAACGTTCTCTCGCATGGACTGAGCGTGTACGGTGTCCTGCCCCGGTGCTGGGTGTTGCAAGGAAAAAGCAAGGGCAGGCGGCCGTTTTTCCTGCTTGAGCAGGAGACAGGAAGGCAGGGGGCCTGTTCTCTCAGGATCCCGCCCTGTTGACCCCCTTTCCTTGAGTCATCCTGGTTCACCAGGCCGCCGGGACTGGATCTGAATGTATGGCCCACCACGGCGTGCTTTTTAAAACCTCAACTCAGGTTTACCCTCGGCCAGTGACGATCAATCGTCGCTGGCCAATTTCTTTCACACACTAGGCTCACTGGACGGTCAACGTTCGTCGGTCACCCGTGTTCGCCGCGGCAACATCAGAGGCCAGCGTTTAATCTCAAGATCCGCTTCGTAGGCAGCGAGGGATGGAAAGCCGAGTTGTTCGGCACGTTCAATGTACGGCTGAACATCTTGCGCCTCATCCTCAGGATGAACATCCCACAGAAAGACCATGACGTGCCCCAGCCAGGCGGGTCGGGCCGGAAAAGCGCGGAGATAGCTCAGCCGTTCTTCTTCGGTCCATGGGAGCTCCCGGCGCCAGTTGTGCCACACCCACATGTGGTGTTCTCCTTCACCCATTCGCCAGCCGATGCTGTGCGGATGAATCTCCGGATACATCACCCAGGGCGGGGGCACTGTTCCATGTTCCTCAAAGATGTCCTTCAGCGCCGCCTTGACGTCTGGATGCATGGAGGGGACTCTACCAATGCCAGGATCGGGCGTTGACCGTCCGTGCAGCCCGATTCGGGCGTGGGCCGATATCAGCTCGGGAGCACTTGAGCACAGCAAAAGGCACTGAGACTCGCTGCAGAGTTCTTGGCTCCCACTGAACCGACCAGTGGGAGCCGTCCACACGCTGTCCAGAACGCGGCAGGTGTTCTGGCATACACGCCAGCAGGTCCATGATCACGTTGGAGGGCACAGGCGCAAAGTAGCTGACCAGCTGACCAGGGGCGCGCTAAGCTCGGGCCATGACTGGGCACGTGACGCACAGCAGGAAGAAAACAGCGGCCCAGGCTCCGCGGCAAGCCCCCTTGACGCAGACGCCGGCCGAGCCGCTGGCCGTCCTTGGCCAGACCCTGCAGCGGCAGACAGCCCGGCCCGTTCTGCCCCAGAAGCAGGCGGCTCAACCCGTCTTGCAGGCCAGTGCGCTGGAGCAGGCCGAAGTGGAGCGTGTTCAGGTTCAGCGGCAGGTGGTCGCTGGGCAGCTGGCGAATCTGCCTCACTTTGCAGCGGCGCCCCAACACCGCGCTTCACCACTGGTGCCCGACAAACCACAGACGCCAGCCGACTGGGTCACCGTCATGCGGTCCCAGGCAGAGCAGGTGGAAGGCAGGGCGCTGGACACGCGGCAATACACGCACTTTGCTGGACTTCAGCGGCAGGTGGCGCATACGCTGGCTCAGGGCTTCCGTGCCGACCGGGGGCCAGCCCCTGAGCGGTACGAGACCTACGGTGAGCATCTGGCCACCCTCCAGCGGCATCCGGTCAGTGCGCCCGTCGCCCGGGTGGTTCTGGGCATGATCCCCCCAGGAGAACGGGTCGCCCTCCAGCGCGCGGTGGACAGCGCCGCACAGCGCCAGGCGACGCAGGCGTTTCAGGAAGCGCAGGGCATGCAACGGCTCGCCCTTCAGCGGCAACTCGCCGAGTTGGAGGCAGAATCCACACAGCCGGTGTTGCAACGGATTCAGGCGCGGCGGGGTTCAGGCAATCCTCTGCCTGAAGCCATTCAACGCCACCTGGAGCGGGGCCTGAACCACGACCTGAGTCGGGTCCGGATCCACGATGACGCCGAAGCCGACCACCTGGCCAAGGGTGTGCATGCCGTTGCCTTTACGACGGGCAGCGACATTTTCTTTCAGCGTGGCCGCTTCAACCCCAATACACAGAGTGGACTGGAACTGCTCGCCCACGAGGTCACGCACACCGTGCAGCAGAGTCAGGGGCGGGTGGGCACTGGCATTGACCCGGATGCGGGCCTGGAAGTGGAAGCCCGGACCATGGGCGCCAGACTGGCGCAGGCTATGCCCAGCCCGAAGAGTCTGATGCCCCCGGCCCCCCATGCCCCCGGGGCTTACACCCAGAAAGCAGCGCTGCAACGGGCGCAGGACGGAGCAGTCACCGCTGCGCTGTATCAGCCGTTCACGGCGCTGGGGATCCAGCGGCAGGCTGCAGGGATCACCATTCAGCGCAATATGGTCCTGAATAAGGTTTCGGATCTGGCGGCGAACATCCCTGGGTACCGGGAGCTGTGCCTGGCGTTCGGAAAAGATCTGGTGACTGGTAAGCGCCTGGATCAGAATCCGAATGCTGTCCTTGACGCGCTGGCCAACCTGGTCCCTGGGCCATTCAAGGACATGCTGAAAGTCGTGCGGCAGCAGAACCTCATTCCCAAAACCTGGGCGTGGTTCAAGGGCGAACTTGGCAAGCTGCAACTCGGCGGGGTCCTGGGGGAGGTCAAGGCCACAGTCGGGAAGTTCCCGCCGGATCTGGGGGCCGCCAAGGCCGCCCTGATGCGCCGGGCGGACGGGCTCAAGCGGCTGGTGGCTGGATCAGCCCGTCATATTGCCCAGATTGGCCTGACGGCCATCGAAGCCGGCTTGGGACCCGTCGGGAAGAAGATCATGGGCCTTCTCAAGCAGGGCGGTGACGTCATCGTGCAGGTGCTGCGCAACCCCGCGCAGTTTGCGAAGAATCTGCTGGGCGCGCTGAAGCAGGGCTTTGGCCAGTTCCGCACGAATGCGGGCAAGTGGCTCAAACAGGGGCTCGGGACCTGGCTGACCGGCGCGTCCGGGATTCAGTTCCCAGCGACGCTGGACCTCAAAGGCGTGTTCATGACGGCGCTAAGTGTCATGGGGCTGACGTACCAGGCCCTGCGTGGTCGGCTGGTCAAGGAACTGGGGCGGGGGGGAGAACAGAAGATTGCGGCAGCCGAAAAGGCAGGGGGGGCTTTGGCCTCCTTGACCAAAGGGCTGCATCAGGCGCCTGAGCTCAAAGGGCAGCAGAGCAGCGTTGGACAGGGCGTGGTCGAAAGCCTCAAAGGCGAAGTCACCCGTTCATTGGTGACTGCTGGCGCCGCGAAGGTGGCGTCCATGCTCGTCCCTGGTGGAGCCTTTGTGCAGGCGCTGCTGACTGCCTTTCAGGGGGTCCAGACCCTGGTCAGCCAAAGCAGCCAGATCATGGGCGTGATCATGAACGCCCTGGGCAGTGTGCAGGCCATTGCTGCTGGTCAGGTGGGCGCGGCCGCAGGGTTCATTGAGCGGACCATTGGGGGCAGCATCCCGGTGGTCCTGACATTCCTGGGCAAAGTGGCGCGGATTGGCAACATCGCGCCCCGCATCAGAGCCACGGTCACGAACCTGCGGACCCGTCTCGACGGTGCCATTGACAAGCTGATCGGCCGGGTCAAAGGGATCCTGCAACGCCCACCCACATCTGCGGCCCAGGGGCAGACCGCCAGGGGAGCCACCTCCCAAGGCCGCACGGCAGCAGGCAAAAGTTATGTTCTGCGGTTGCCGTTCAGCATGAACGGCGCAGGACATCATCTGGTACTGAAAAGGACCGCTGGAAAATCCGTTGCCCTTGAAATGCACTCGGTCGAAGATCACCTGTCGGCAAAGATTCTGCGCCGGATCCAGTCACTTGAAGCCGACAAGACCAAGTCTGCAGAAGTGCGGATGCTCCACGACGTTCTTGAGGAAGCTCGTGAGCTCGAGACCCTGGCGGCCCAGGATGCAGACATGGAGCAGATGGCCATGGAAGATCTTAAGAAGCTCGCACAGAAGCTGGCCGCATACGGTGTGAACTTCGATGTAGATGATATTGAAGCCGAGGACCCACAGCGGGAGTTCAAGGACTTTCTGAAACGGGCGAAACATTTTAAGGCAAGCAGCTACCGAAAACACGTGAAAGGCAAAGACGAGGCCACTCGCCGCAAAAGCAGCATGAATGGTGGCCCAGGACAGTACTACGCCCGCTTTTCTGATGATGATATTGAGGCCCTTGAAGTCGAAGCGCTAAACAAAGGCAATCCCGAGAAGCGCAGTGGGGGATATCACGTCTATTACCGCTTCTCGGCCAACATTGGCTACGCTGACGGCGATGACGTCTCAGGGATGCGAGCCGAGATGACAGATGCGCCTGTTCCTCTTATCCACTCTCATCCGCGTAAGATCTAGGTGCAGATATGGCTGATGCTTACAATGTCCGTGATTTAATGCCGCTTTATCTTCCTTCTGGATGGCTGGTCGTCAAAAATTATTTTTTTGATAAGGACCCACCACGAAGCGACACTCCTCTGGAAAACGAGCGATATTTCGGTGAGGACCTCCTGGCATTGAGATACAGCCTGGGGGAACCTGTATTTACCTCAGCTGACTCGGCTCAACCGGTCTATTACATCTGGCTGGGTTGGTCTCCGGAATACTCTGTTGAGGGTCAGTATGTTCTGACTGCGGCATGTGATGACGAAGATATTGCCCGCTTTGAAACACGTGATCGTCAAAAGATTACTCGGGCGATTCAGTACTGGACACAATTGATTTCTTCCAGCGAAGTACCACTCCGTGAAATCAAACTGACTCATAAGCTTTTTGAAACTGAGTCACGTGACGGGAAGGCCTGAAACTCAGGAGTTGCACCTGCATAACAACAGTGAAGCGCTCCCAGCCGAGAAAATCTGTGAGTGTCGAAGTCGCAGATTCTGAGGGAGCGCGTCTGTATTCTGGCAGACGAGTTCCTGGCCATTCCCACCACGTCCTATCAACAGCGCAGTCTTGGGGCTGCGCTCGCTCTGTTCCTGAACACGGCCACCGAAACGGCGTTGCACCGCGCCGAGCTGGTCAGCAAAAGTGCCCTCAGTCGCCTCCTGAACGAGTATCCCTGGGATACGGCGCAGAGCTGGGCCGTGCTCCAAGGGGCGCAGTGGGACGCCGGCCAAGCGGAGACACCGGCCCCTCCTCCGGCTGAGCGTCGACTTCACCAGCATTGAAAAGAAGGGCAGCACGCTGCCCTTCGTCCGGGTCTACAACGACGTTCACGGCATTCATCTGGTCGTGCTGTTCGCCGAATACGGTGAGGTGAAGTTCCCCGTGGGCGACCGGGTGTATAAGGGCAAAGGAACGGCGACCCCAGTAACCCTGGCCCGTGAGCTGCTCCGAACGGTTCCAGACAGCATCAAACGTCGATTTCGGGTGCGCGTGCTTGCCGACAGTGGCTTTGAAGCCGCTGTCTTTCTGAATGACGTCAGGCAACTGGGCTTTGAGTTCGTGGTCGACGTACGGTCGACCCGAAGGACGCTGCATCCCGGCGAGGTAACGGTGGCCGACTGCCCACACGGGGGGGACGTTGAGCTGAAGAACTGGCCCTATGACACGCTGGTTCTCGGTCGCGTCGACCGTGGAAACCGGGTCTTTCACGCCGTCTCCTCAGAGCTGATGGAAGGCGATGAGGTCATTGCGGAGGATAAGACGCGGTGGAACGAGGAATCGTTCTTCAAAGAGGGCAAACATCAGTTCAGTCTGGCGCAGTTCGCGTTGCGAACTGCTGTGGGGTTGGATCGCTGGGTGCTGCTGGTGTTCCTGGCGTGGACCCTGGCGATCCTGTACCGAGAGACTGGGATGACCCTGGAGGCGTGTGCTGCTCTGGCGCTGATGACGGTCATGCCAGACGTCCATTTGCACCGCCTGCTCCTGATGTTCAGCAGAAACTCGGAATTTCTCCGCCAGCACGGCTATTCACTCCGCTACATGAGGTGCAACTCCTGAGTTCTCCCCTCTCTGTGGAGCGGTTGCCTGACGTTGTGCGGAGACCCAGACACCGGAAGTCCTCACGGGCGGACACCATGGCGTACGGTGGGCAGTCCACCGTCACCAGCCGGCCGTCCTAAACGGCAATGCGGCCATCGCCCAGGACCTCCAGGCGGGCGCGGCCCGACGGAACGCCCATGAGACTGGCCCGCCGGAGCAGGAGGCGCCGGTCTCGGGCGCCCGATCAGCCGGGGTTCACGACGTCGGGATCCTGCAACCACTGGACGGGCATACTCAATCCACACCACGTCATTCCTGGGTGTTCCTCCTGAGAGGCAGTATGCGCCTCTCCCGCGACACCTGGTGACGGAGAGAACGCCCCAGCCGCGCGTCACCTGTTGACGCACCCTACCCTCACGCTGGAAGCACGACCGAACGTGTCCCGTCGGCGCCCCCGGAGGCTTCCTATGACCACCCTGACCTCGACCACCGTGACCCCCGCTGCCGAGCGTGCCCGCTGGCAGGAAGCCCACGTCCTCAACCTGCCGGCGCGCTCAGCCCAGCTCGTCGCCCTGGATGACCTGCCCAGCGGCCCGGCCGTGAAGCGCTACTTGCACCTGAGCCACCCAGGCGGCATCTACCTTCATCAGGCGGACGCGGCTGCCAGCGCAGCGCGCTTCGAGCACTTCGCGGTCACCACCGGCACGGCCAGTGGCAAGACCCTGTGTTTCCATCTGGCTGCCATGGAAGCCCTGAGTACGCTGCCGGACACCAAGGTCATCGTGCTCTACCCGCAAAAAGCGCTGGGGGCCGAGCAGGAGGACCGCTGGCGCGCCGCCCTGAACACGGCTGGCATCGACGCCCAGGTGGGGCGCATTGACGGGCAGGTCAGCGTTTCACAGCGCGAGGCCATTTTGGAGCGCTGCCGGGTCGTTATCCTGACGCCGGACGTCATGCATGCCTGGCTGCTTGGCCAGCTGGGCCGCAAGCCAGTGCGGAACTTCATCCAGGCCACCCGGCTGATCATCGCCGATGAGGTGCACACTTTTACCGGGGTGTTCGGCAGTAACGCGGCCTACCTCCTGCGGCGCTTCGAGCACGCGTCGAAGATGCTGACCCGCAAGCGGCTGCAGTACGTGTGCGCGTCCGCAACCATGGCAAACCCGGCGACACACCTGAAGTTGCTGACAGGGCACGATTTCACGGTGATCGGGCCAGAGCGCGACGGCTCGCCCCGGCAGCCCGTGAGCGTGCATTTCCTGACCCCTGAGGATTCCTCACGTGACCTCCTTACGGGCGCGGCCCAGTTGCTGCGCGGCCTAGCAGAGGAGGGGCAAAAGTTCTTGTGCTTCAGCGATTCCCGCAAGCAGACAGAAAATCTGGCCAGCATTATGGCGCGCACGCCCGAACAGCCCGACGACGAGGCAGACATGGACGCCAGTCCACTCGACGATTCGTCTCTCGCGCACCTGAGCGTCCTGCCGTACCGCAGCGGGTACGAAGCGCGCGACCGCACCGAGATTCAGACCCGTCTGGCCAGTGGCAGGCTCGACGGCGTCATTTCCACCAGCGCGCTGGAGCTCGGCATGGATATTCCGCATCTGGACGCCGTCGTGCTGCTGGGCATTCCTGCATCGAGCACGTCGCTGATGCAGCGGATCGGCCGCGTGGGGCGCCGCAAGCCCGGCCGGGTGCTGATTCTGTACAGCGGCAGCCCTAGTGACCAGGTGCTGTTTGACCGGCCTGAGACCCTCCTGACCCGCCCACTTAGTGCAAGCACGCTGTACCTGGAAAACCCGAACATCCAGTGCATTCACGCGCTGTGTCTTGCCCGGCCGGGTGGTGAGCACGACGCACTGCTGGGCGCCCTGGGCCGAGACACCGACTGTGAGTTTCTCAGCGCGGTGACGTGGCCGGACGGATTTACCGGCATCATTGGTCACGAGCGCTCAGGAACGCTGCCCGCTGCCCTCCAGACCTTGCGCGCTCAGGCTGGGGAAAGTCCGAACCACGCGTTTCCTCTCCGGGACGTTGAGACCAGTTACAAGGTCGAGGTGCGGCACAACAACGGGCCTCAGAGCCTCGGCACGCTCTCTTACGGGCAGGTCATGCGCGAGGCGTATCCAGGCGCGGTGTACCTGTATGCCACCCGGGCCTACCGGGTCATCCGCGTCAACACTCTCTCGCGCACCATTCAGGTTCGCCCTGAGAAGCGGTTCTCGACGCAACCGATCTGTCTGCCCACTCTGGCCTATCCGAATCTCGATGTGGAGAGCGTGTACCACGCGGAGGTGCGCGGCAGCCTGCACGCGGTCGAATGTGACGTCATGATTTCCGAATCGGTAATTGGTTTTGCCGAGCGTCGTGGACCGAACACCTTCAACAGCCCGTATCCCCTTGACGCGCATCAGACCGGAATCTATTACCAGCACAGCCGCTTCGCCCGAAATTTCTACAGCACCGGTGTCCTGCTGCATCATCCGTCGCTGCAAGGGGACGTGCCCAAGGCTCTGGTGGCTCAGTTTGTCCTGGACGCATTTCGGATGACCGTGCCGTTTGAAAGCAGGGACATCGGCGTGACCACCGACAAGCTCCGGGTGGAACGGCCTGGCCTCCTCAAAGGAGAGACGGTTCTCGTCGTGTATGACCAGACCTACGGCAGCTTGCGGCTCTCCTCGAAACTGCTCTCTGAAGGCGTTCTGAGTCAGGTGCTGGACACGGCAACCCTGCTCGCCACGCACGCGCTTGATGCCGCCGGCGCAGAGGACCATGATGATCTCTCGGCTGTACTGCGCGTGCTGCGCAGCCTTGTCTGGGCCGCAGCCAGGCCGGGTGTTCGGCCTGTCTGGAGCCAGGACACCGCGGCGGCCCCTGAAGCAGGGGACCGCGTGCAGGTCATTCTGGAGGGCTCACGCGGTATCTGTTTGCTGCACGGCAATCGGGAGATGAGTATCCAGCAGGTGTATTACAGTCCCCGCGCTGGTCTGCAGTACAAGGGCCGCCTCGCCACCGACCATACCTGGGAGACCCATCTCACGGTGGTGCCGGTCCAGGGGGTCCAGGCCATTCCAGGCGTGAGTGAAATGGGCTGGTATGACCTTGAACTGGGCGAGATCAGCGTGGCTGGGCCAGCCTGATCAGCCTCAGAGGTAATGGGAATCAGCATCAGTTTGGCGGCGAAGTGGATGAGATTCGGATCCATACCCCGCAACGGGAGCCATGCATGGCAGGGGGGCGCGCCCGTCAGAACGCAGCCCCTACTTCAGCCCGTGGCTCTCCCCCATGCGGTGCACCCAGACTCCTCTTTCGCTCAAGCTCAGTTTCGGCATGGTCACTGTACCGCTGGCCCCCGGAACAAAGACAGACCCTCGAAGTGGATTGGCATCATGGTGGCAGCCAGATCTTTCATTGATGTCCAGTCGTGAGGTGGCTATGGGCCATCAGGCAAAATCACCAGGAAGGAGCGACCGCTGGCCCCAGAAGCGCTCCGGTACTGAAATTACGATGGTGGGTAGCAAAGCAACAGGTTGGCAAGATGAGCAGAAGCAAGGAGAAGAATCATGTCCCTCCCACTTCAGT contains the following coding sequences:
- a CDS encoding ASCH domain-containing protein; protein product: MKITRRAIEEVVNTVENSETGEVIVPLEQFWAHFGIPDTMFALQQDMTARLAEQGLDVSFEVVIALPEDDLPLIGDFDVPNQAAPIDLSAESVRALSIQQPWAELILRREKNLEYRSRRIREMGTLLLHVSGTRKPENFEGSDLDPESLIYGALVGVVDVVGVQEVAGEEGLYAWQLAHPRRFKQPIPYLGAASIFKVPMAQVKAALQTLGSQSS
- a CDS encoding eCIS core domain-containing protein, giving the protein MTGHVTHSRKKTAAQAPRQAPLTQTPAEPLAVLGQTLQRQTARPVLPQKQAAQPVLQASALEQAEVERVQVQRQVVAGQLANLPHFAAAPQHRASPLVPDKPQTPADWVTVMRSQAEQVEGRALDTRQYTHFAGLQRQVAHTLAQGFRADRGPAPERYETYGEHLATLQRHPVSAPVARVVLGMIPPGERVALQRAVDSAAQRQATQAFQEAQGMQRLALQRQLAELEAESTQPVLQRIQARRGSGNPLPEAIQRHLERGLNHDLSRVRIHDDAEADHLAKGVHAVAFTTGSDIFFQRGRFNPNTQSGLELLAHEVTHTVQQSQGRVGTGIDPDAGLEVEARTMGARLAQAMPSPKSLMPPAPHAPGAYTQKAALQRAQDGAVTAALYQPFTALGIQRQAAGITIQRNMVLNKVSDLAANIPGYRELCLAFGKDLVTGKRLDQNPNAVLDALANLVPGPFKDMLKVVRQQNLIPKTWAWFKGELGKLQLGGVLGEVKATVGKFPPDLGAAKAALMRRADGLKRLVAGSARHIAQIGLTAIEAGLGPVGKKIMGLLKQGGDVIVQVLRNPAQFAKNLLGALKQGFGQFRTNAGKWLKQGLGTWLTGASGIQFPATLDLKGVFMTALSVMGLTYQALRGRLVKELGRGGEQKIAAAEKAGGALASLTKGLHQAPELKGQQSSVGQGVVESLKGEVTRSLVTAGAAKVASMLVPGGAFVQALLTAFQGVQTLVSQSSQIMGVIMNALGSVQAIAAGQVGAAAGFIERTIGGSIPVVLTFLGKVARIGNIAPRIRATVTNLRTRLDGAIDKLIGRVKGILQRPPTSAAQGQTARGATSQGRTAAGKSYVLRLPFSMNGAGHHLVLKRTAGKSVALEMHSVEDHLSAKILRRIQSLEADKTKSAEVRMLHDVLEEARELETLAAQDADMEQMAMEDLKKLAQKLAAYGVNFDVDDIEAEDPQREFKDFLKRAKHFKASSYRKHVKGKDEATRRKSSMNGGPGQYYARFSDDDIEALEVEALNKGNPEKRSGGYHVYYRFSANIGYADGDDVSGMRAEMTDAPVPLIHSHPRKI
- a CDS encoding DEAD/DEAH box helicase: MTTLTSTTVTPAAERARWQEAHVLNLPARSAQLVALDDLPSGPAVKRYLHLSHPGGIYLHQADAAASAARFEHFAVTTGTASGKTLCFHLAAMEALSTLPDTKVIVLYPQKALGAEQEDRWRAALNTAGIDAQVGRIDGQVSVSQREAILERCRVVILTPDVMHAWLLGQLGRKPVRNFIQATRLIIADEVHTFTGVFGSNAAYLLRRFEHASKMLTRKRLQYVCASATMANPATHLKLLTGHDFTVIGPERDGSPRQPVSVHFLTPEDSSRDLLTGAAQLLRGLAEEGQKFLCFSDSRKQTENLASIMARTPEQPDDEADMDASPLDDSSLAHLSVLPYRSGYEARDRTEIQTRLASGRLDGVISTSALELGMDIPHLDAVVLLGIPASSTSLMQRIGRVGRRKPGRVLILYSGSPSDQVLFDRPETLLTRPLSASTLYLENPNIQCIHALCLARPGGEHDALLGALGRDTDCEFLSAVTWPDGFTGIIGHERSGTLPAALQTLRAQAGESPNHAFPLRDVETSYKVEVRHNNGPQSLGTLSYGQVMREAYPGAVYLYATRAYRVIRVNTLSRTIQVRPEKRFSTQPICLPTLAYPNLDVESVYHAEVRGSLHAVECDVMISESVIGFAERRGPNTFNSPYPLDAHQTGIYYQHSRFARNFYSTGVLLHHPSLQGDVPKALVAQFVLDAFRMTVPFESRDIGVTTDKLRVERPGLLKGETVLVVYDQTYGSLRLSSKLLSEGVLSQVLDTATLLATHALDAAGAEDHDDLSAVLRVLRSLVWAAARPGVRPVWSQDTAAAPEAGDRVQVILEGSRGICLLHGNREMSIQQVYYSPRAGLQYKGRLATDHTWETHLTVVPVQGVQAIPGVSEMGWYDLELGEISVAGPA